Proteins encoded by one window of Microcoleus sp. FACHB-68:
- a CDS encoding dicarboxylate/amino acid:cation symporter, whose protein sequence is MEKPENKPRPLWQRIPLYLQILIALIVAVLLGIALGAGQPSPSNIVFINNLAIPCNLVLKALRALATPLILLAVLHAFMTATIPGRSGRRLATLLITNTLAAILIGLLVANVLQPGRWGRLAAPSDASEVSKTLDPWGLLQDMVPEAVLKPLVDNNVIQLIFLALAFGIVLRGLKAEQTAQGKTDYLALEQGITLLFEAVIRILHWVIALVPLAVFGIVAKTVALQGFEPFKALGAFIVAVLVALFLQGCYYLSRVYFGSWVSPQHFLAGGSDALLTAFSTASSTATMPITYQAMLEKIGLREASASLGVLVGSNFNNDGTALYEAMSALFVAQVLGINLSLPQQFIVVITSIFASVGAAGIPEAGLVTMTLVFSAVGLPTQYIALLISVDWFLDRCRTAINVMGDMTVSAILDGKQRQLLPAEELTLQSEE, encoded by the coding sequence ATGGAAAAGCCAGAAAACAAACCCCGCCCATTGTGGCAGCGTATCCCACTTTACCTGCAGATACTCATTGCCCTAATTGTGGCAGTCTTATTAGGAATTGCTTTAGGTGCCGGCCAACCCAGCCCTAGCAATATCGTCTTTATCAACAACCTGGCAATTCCCTGCAACCTAGTTCTGAAAGCCCTCCGCGCCCTTGCCACCCCGCTGATTTTGTTGGCCGTGCTCCACGCCTTCATGACAGCCACCATCCCCGGCAGATCAGGCCGGCGTCTGGCAACTCTTCTGATAACCAATACCCTAGCCGCAATTCTCATCGGACTTTTGGTTGCAAACGTCCTGCAACCCGGTAGATGGGGCCGGCTTGCTGCCCCCTCAGACGCCTCCGAAGTCAGCAAAACCCTCGATCCTTGGGGATTACTTCAGGATATGGTGCCAGAGGCCGTTCTCAAGCCGCTGGTAGATAACAATGTCATTCAGCTCATTTTTCTGGCTTTGGCGTTTGGAATCGTGCTACGGGGCTTAAAAGCCGAGCAAACCGCCCAAGGGAAGACAGATTACCTGGCACTTGAACAGGGCATCACCCTGTTATTTGAAGCAGTGATCCGCATTTTGCACTGGGTGATCGCCCTCGTCCCATTAGCTGTTTTTGGAATTGTTGCCAAAACCGTCGCGTTGCAAGGCTTTGAACCCTTTAAAGCTTTAGGTGCCTTCATCGTAGCGGTGCTGGTTGCTTTGTTCTTGCAAGGTTGCTATTACCTCAGCCGAGTGTACTTTGGATCGTGGGTGAGTCCGCAACACTTCTTGGCAGGGGGATCGGATGCGCTGCTGACTGCCTTCTCCACCGCTTCCTCAACCGCAACGATGCCGATCACTTACCAGGCAATGTTAGAAAAAATTGGTTTGCGAGAAGCTTCTGCTTCCTTGGGGGTGCTGGTTGGCAGCAATTTCAACAATGATGGGACGGCACTTTATGAGGCGATGTCCGCTTTGTTTGTCGCCCAAGTTCTGGGAATTAATCTTTCCCTGCCCCAGCAGTTTATTGTTGTGATTACATCCATTTTTGCCTCGGTTGGTGCCGCCGGCATTCCCGAAGCCGGTTTGGTAACAATGACGTTGGTATTTTCTGCGGTTGGTTTGCCCACCCAATACATTGCGTTATTAATCTCGGTTGATTGGTTCCTTGATCGCTGCCGCACTGCGATTAATGTTATGGGAGATATGACAGTTAGCGCGATTCTCGATGGCAAACAACGTCAACTGTTGCCGGCAGAAGAATTAACCCTGCAAAGTGAAGAGTGA
- a CDS encoding circularly permuted type 2 ATP-grasp protein gives MRFDSYDPGDFYDELFAGKGKPRPEATPLIERIHSLSEGELKRRQQAAQIALFKQGVTFSVYGDSEGTERIFPFDIIPRIVAAGEWAKLEAGLKQRIFALNLFIADIYGEQKIIKDGIIPAELIHSAKGFLPPCMGLKPPAGIWCHITGTDLVRDRDGQWYVLEDNLRCPSGVSYVLENRRVMKTTFPQVFRTMEIEPVHKYPGHLLETLLNLAPKNLADPTVAVLTPGIYNSAYFEHSFLAQQMGVELVEGRDLVVADGYLQMRTTKGLQRVDVLYRRIDDDFIDPKVFRPNSLIGIPGFMEVYGAGRVGIANALGTGVADDKVIYAYVPQMIHYYLSEDPILPNVPTYLCWEPKQLEYVLGNLDKLVVKAANESGGYGMLVGPHASQEEREEFAQRIQANPRNYIAQPTLCLSRVPTLVDDHFEGCHVDLRPYILYGKEIYVNPGGLTRVALKKGSLVVNSSQGGGSKDTWVLTH, from the coding sequence GTGCGATTTGATAGTTACGATCCAGGGGATTTCTACGATGAACTGTTCGCCGGCAAGGGCAAACCCCGCCCAGAAGCGACTCCTTTGATAGAAAGAATTCACTCACTATCTGAAGGGGAATTGAAGCGCCGGCAGCAGGCAGCACAAATTGCGCTGTTTAAGCAAGGTGTAACGTTTAGTGTCTACGGTGATAGTGAGGGGACGGAGCGAATTTTTCCTTTCGACATTATCCCGCGTATTGTTGCAGCCGGCGAATGGGCAAAACTCGAAGCGGGACTCAAACAGCGGATTTTTGCCTTAAATCTGTTCATCGCAGATATCTACGGGGAACAGAAAATTATTAAAGATGGCATTATTCCCGCAGAATTAATTCACTCGGCTAAAGGGTTTCTTCCACCTTGCATGGGGTTGAAACCACCGGCAGGCATTTGGTGTCACATCACCGGCACTGATCTGGTGCGTGATAGAGATGGACAATGGTATGTCTTGGAAGACAATCTTCGCTGTCCTTCAGGGGTCTCTTACGTTCTAGAAAACCGGCGGGTGATGAAAACCACCTTTCCCCAAGTGTTTCGGACAATGGAAATTGAGCCGGTGCATAAATATCCCGGCCATCTGCTAGAAACCTTACTGAATTTAGCCCCAAAAAATTTAGCAGATCCGACCGTTGCTGTTCTTACTCCGGGTATTTATAATTCCGCCTATTTTGAGCATTCTTTCCTCGCTCAGCAAATGGGCGTAGAATTAGTCGAAGGGCGAGATTTAGTGGTTGCAGATGGTTACTTACAAATGCGAACCACAAAAGGGTTGCAGCGGGTGGATGTGCTTTACCGGCGCATTGATGACGACTTTATTGATCCTAAAGTTTTTCGTCCTAATTCCTTAATTGGAATTCCCGGTTTTATGGAAGTTTACGGGGCCGGTCGTGTTGGCATTGCCAACGCATTAGGTACAGGGGTTGCAGATGATAAAGTCATCTATGCCTACGTGCCCCAAATGATTCACTATTACCTCAGTGAAGACCCAATTTTGCCCAACGTTCCTACCTATTTATGTTGGGAACCAAAGCAGTTAGAATACGTGCTAGGCAACCTAGACAAACTTGTTGTCAAAGCAGCCAATGAATCCGGTGGTTACGGAATGTTAGTTGGCCCTCACGCTTCACAAGAAGAACGAGAAGAATTTGCCCAACGAATTCAAGCAAATCCCCGCAATTATATCGCCCAACCCACTCTTTGCTTGTCACGAGTTCCCACACTCGTAGACGATCATTTTGAAGGATGCCATGTAGACTTGCGGCCCTATATTCTTTATGGCAAAGAAATCTATGTAAATCCCGGCGGCTTAACCCGCGTTGCCCTTAAAAAAGGCTCCTTAGTTGTAAATTCCTCCCAAGGAGGCGGATCAAAAGATACCTGGGTACTCACTCACTAA
- a CDS encoding peptidase C15, producing MRRKILLTSFDTWLPHQISNSSDDLLERVCQIDCIPSSLTFLRKLPVDFELAPALALAKIAELQPDVIVCCGMAEGREKLTVESRAVCGDDMLQTSVDLEKIISGLSVTEISHEAGKFVCEALYYSVLNYLCSSSCWQSQCIFVHVPVLSDENMEPILADFLAIIERLGFI from the coding sequence ATGCGCCGAAAAATCTTGTTAACATCCTTTGATACTTGGCTTCCTCATCAAATCTCGAATTCTTCTGATGATTTATTAGAAAGAGTTTGCCAAATAGATTGTATTCCTTCTTCTCTGACTTTCTTACGGAAGCTGCCGGTTGATTTTGAACTTGCTCCTGCTCTCGCGCTCGCTAAAATTGCGGAATTGCAACCGGATGTGATTGTCTGTTGCGGTATGGCAGAAGGCAGAGAAAAATTAACAGTAGAATCGAGGGCGGTGTGTGGGGATGATATGCTACAAACTTCTGTTGATCTTGAAAAAATTATATCAGGTTTATCGGTTACGGAAATTAGCCATGAGGCGGGGAAGTTTGTGTGTGAGGCGCTTTATTATTCGGTACTAAACTATTTATGCAGTTCGTCTTGTTGGCAATCTCAATGTATTTTTGTTCATGTGCCGGTGTTGAGCGATGAAAATATGGAGCCGATTTTGGCAGATTTTTTAGCGATTATTGAAAGGTTAGGATTTATTTAA
- the hisH gene encoding imidazole glycerol phosphate synthase subunit HisH, producing MPVIAVVDYDMGNLHSVCKGLENAGGSPKITDDPKVIESAAAVLLPGVGAFDPAIQHLRSRNLIEPVKNAIASGKPFLGICLGMQILFDSSEEGKEPGLGVIPGVVRRFKHEPKLTIPHMGWNQLEFTQPDVPLWQKLAPQPWVYFVHSYYVDPIDPSVKAATVTHGSQTVTAAVARDNLMAVQFHPEKSSSAGLQMLANFVSLVNVPANVH from the coding sequence ATGCCAGTCATCGCTGTCGTAGACTATGACATGGGAAATTTGCACTCAGTCTGCAAAGGGTTAGAGAATGCCGGCGGATCGCCAAAAATTACGGACGATCCAAAGGTGATCGAGTCCGCTGCTGCGGTTTTGCTGCCTGGAGTCGGTGCGTTTGATCCAGCCATTCAGCACTTGCGCTCTCGTAATTTAATTGAACCTGTGAAAAATGCGATCGCCTCCGGTAAACCATTTTTAGGCATCTGCCTGGGTATGCAAATACTCTTTGACAGTAGCGAAGAAGGCAAAGAACCGGGTTTAGGCGTTATCCCTGGAGTGGTGCGCCGGTTTAAGCATGAACCGAAGCTGACGATTCCTCACATGGGCTGGAACCAGCTAGAATTTACACAGCCAGATGTCCCCCTATGGCAGAAACTTGCGCCTCAGCCTTGGGTTTATTTTGTCCATTCCTATTATGTTGATCCAATTGATCCCAGCGTGAAGGCAGCAACGGTGACTCACGGCAGCCAGACTGTAACGGCTGCGGTTGCTCGTGATAACTTGATGGCAGTGCAATTTCACCCAGAAAAATCTTCGAGTGCCGGCTTACAAATGCTAGCGAATTTTGTCAGTTTGGTGAATGTGCCGGCAAACGTGCATTGA
- the rsmD gene encoding 16S rRNA (guanine(966)-N(2))-methyltransferase RsmD, with translation MSLRIYGNRQIKTLPTLDTRPTVARVREAVFNIWQGTITDCRWLDLCAGTGAMAAEALCRGAAEVIAIEKWNRACIIIEENLQQVAGEDQTFQVVQGDVVKRLKILAGQQFDRIYFDPPYASNLYQPVLEAIVNHQLLAPEGELAAEHSPNRLPVKAITDLEICRQKVYGNTALTFYRHISSDALPEVSHP, from the coding sequence ATGAGCCTGAGAATTTACGGCAACCGCCAGATCAAAACTTTACCGACTTTGGATACGCGACCTACAGTGGCACGGGTGCGAGAAGCTGTATTTAATATCTGGCAAGGCACGATCACCGACTGTCGTTGGTTGGATCTGTGTGCCGGCACCGGCGCAATGGCAGCAGAAGCTTTGTGTCGGGGTGCGGCTGAGGTGATAGCCATTGAAAAATGGAATCGCGCCTGCATCATCATTGAGGAAAATTTGCAACAAGTCGCCGGGGAGGATCAGACATTTCAGGTTGTGCAGGGAGATGTCGTCAAACGATTGAAAATTCTTGCCGGCCAGCAGTTTGATCGGATATACTTCGATCCCCCCTATGCTAGCAATCTTTACCAGCCGGTGTTAGAGGCGATTGTAAATCACCAGCTACTCGCACCGGAAGGCGAACTCGCAGCCGAACACAGTCCTAATCGGTTGCCGGTGAAAGCCATCACCGACTTGGAAATATGCCGGCAGAAAGTCTACGGTAACACCGCCTTAACCTTCTACCGGCATATTAGTTCTGATGCTTTACCAGAAGTCAGTCACCCCTAA
- the petG gene encoding cytochrome b6-f complex subunit V: protein MVEPLLSGIVLGLIAITLAGLFFKAYEQFKRGNKLGI from the coding sequence GTGGTAGAACCGTTACTGTCAGGTATTGTGCTCGGACTGATTGCCATCACCCTTGCCGGTTTGTTTTTCAAGGCTTATGAGCAGTTCAAACGGGGCAATAAGTTGGGCATTTAA
- a CDS encoding cytochrome c codes for MESLLQRTAVAGLAAILLTVLGVVGFYHIQASDPYVKSVLSMNGDAVQGHAIFQMNCAGCHGVQAQGRVGPSLDGISQRKSRVRLIKQVISGQTPPMPQFQPSAQEMADLLNYLEKL; via the coding sequence ATGGAAAGTCTTCTCCAGCGAACCGCCGTCGCGGGGCTGGCGGCGATATTGCTCACTGTATTGGGAGTTGTCGGCTTTTACCACATTCAGGCATCTGACCCTTACGTTAAAAGCGTTTTATCCATGAATGGCGATGCAGTTCAGGGTCACGCAATCTTTCAAATGAACTGTGCCGGCTGTCATGGCGTGCAAGCACAAGGCCGCGTTGGGCCAAGCCTAGATGGCATTTCCCAGCGCAAGTCTCGCGTTCGCCTCATCAAACAAGTCATCAGCGGACAAACCCCACCCATGCCCCAGTTCCAGCCTAGTGCTCAAGAAATGGCCGATTTGCTCAACTATCTGGAAAAGCTTTAA
- a CDS encoding ABC transporter ATP-binding protein, whose protein sequence is MKTRSSYWQLLPYIRTQWQTIAKALACTLGFTVFWPILAWLAGRMANFIGDGNVVAILQLAGVAAIIFLIRGTVQYGQDALMAKAALRIALDLRKQVYAHLQQLSIDYFATAKTGDLSYRLTEDIDRIGEIINKVFHQFVPCILQLIVVLGYMIWLNWQLTLAALIIAPLMAFLIGWFGERLLVFSRSSQNRTSNLSSLLTELFSGIRLVQAFAAEEYAINSFSKEAEHNRQAKYLAERVKALQFVVVGFLEAMSILLLFFLGGWQISQGNLTGAGFISYVTAVALLIDPISLTTSNYSEFKQTEASVDRIFELFAIQPTVQEKPDAIALPHVTGKVEYRNVSFAYQKQTVGGEENAPSPNAETSTPVLQNLNLLVLPGEAIALVGASGAGKTTLVNLLPRFYDPQAGEIFIDGVKIQDVTLRSLRRQIGIVPQEVTLFSGSIAQNIAFGQAQFDLKDVQEAAKIANAHDFITQLSDGYHTWVGERGVNLSGGQRQRIAIARAVLLNPQILILDEATSALDSESEALVQQALERLMQDRTVFIIAHRLASVRRADRILVMEQGRIVESGTHQELLDRAGRYARYYAQQFS, encoded by the coding sequence TTGAAAACGCGCTCTAGTTATTGGCAACTACTGCCTTACATCAGAACCCAATGGCAAACAATTGCGAAAGCATTGGCTTGTACTTTGGGGTTTACCGTATTTTGGCCCATCCTTGCTTGGTTAGCCGGTCGCATGGCCAATTTTATTGGGGATGGGAATGTCGTGGCGATCCTCCAACTTGCAGGAGTCGCCGCGATCATTTTCCTGATCCGAGGCACTGTCCAATATGGGCAAGATGCTTTAATGGCTAAAGCTGCTTTGAGAATTGCTTTAGACCTCCGTAAACAAGTTTATGCTCACTTGCAACAACTGAGCATTGACTACTTTGCGACTGCGAAAACCGGCGATCTTTCCTACCGGCTAACTGAAGATATTGATCGCATCGGGGAAATTATCAATAAAGTCTTCCATCAGTTCGTTCCCTGCATTTTGCAACTGATTGTAGTCTTAGGTTACATGATTTGGCTCAACTGGCAGCTAACCCTTGCTGCGCTGATTATTGCGCCACTGATGGCTTTTTTAATCGGCTGGTTTGGGGAACGGCTGCTTGTTTTCTCCCGCAGTAGTCAAAACCGCACATCTAATTTATCTTCCCTTCTCACAGAATTGTTTAGTGGTATTCGCTTGGTGCAAGCTTTTGCTGCGGAAGAGTACGCCATTAATAGTTTTAGTAAAGAAGCCGAACACAACCGGCAGGCGAAATATTTAGCAGAAAGAGTCAAAGCGCTTCAATTTGTTGTGGTTGGCTTTCTGGAAGCGATGAGTATCTTATTACTCTTTTTCTTGGGAGGGTGGCAAATATCCCAAGGAAATTTAACAGGTGCCGGTTTTATTAGCTACGTTACAGCCGTCGCACTGTTAATTGATCCGATTTCCCTAACGACCAGCAATTACAGTGAGTTTAAGCAAACTGAAGCATCTGTAGACCGAATTTTTGAACTGTTCGCCATTCAACCAACCGTTCAAGAAAAACCAGATGCGATCGCTCTCCCTCATGTCACCGGCAAAGTAGAATATCGCAATGTTTCCTTTGCCTATCAGAAGCAAACCGTAGGAGGCGAGGAAAACGCCCCTTCTCCAAATGCTGAAACTTCAACGCCAGTTTTGCAAAACTTAAATTTGCTGGTGCTGCCGGGAGAAGCGATCGCATTGGTGGGTGCATCGGGTGCCGGTAAAACAACGCTGGTTAATTTATTACCGCGTTTCTATGATCCCCAAGCCGGTGAAATTTTCATTGATGGCGTAAAGATTCAAGATGTGACCCTTCGCAGTCTGCGCCGGCAGATCGGCATTGTTCCCCAAGAAGTCACGCTTTTTTCGGGTAGCATTGCCCAAAATATTGCTTTCGGTCAGGCTCAATTTGATCTCAAAGATGTTCAAGAAGCCGCTAAAATCGCGAATGCTCACGATTTTATTACCCAACTGAGTGATGGCTATCATACTTGGGTGGGTGAACGGGGTGTCAACTTATCTGGGGGACAGCGTCAGCGAATTGCGATCGCCCGTGCTGTGCTGTTGAACCCTCAAATTCTGATTCTGGATGAAGCCACCTCAGCCCTTGATTCTGAATCTGAAGCCCTTGTGCAGCAAGCTTTAGAACGCTTAATGCAAGACCGCACTGTGTTTATCATCGCTCACCGGCTGGCTAGTGTGCGCCGCGCTGACCGGATTTTAGTCATGGAACAGGGGCGTATTGTGGAGTCTGGCACTCATCAGGAATTGCTAGATCGAGCCGGTCGGTATGCCCGTTATTACGCCCAGCAATTCAGTTAA
- a CDS encoding DedA family protein, protein MVSLGYLGIGLLMFLENLFPPIPSELIMPLAGFTISQGKMEFAPAIFAGVLGTMLGALPWYYAGKLLGDERLQALAEKYGKWISVSGKDIQKVNNWFNRYGKQAVFFGRLVPGIRTLISIPAGINGMELLPFLFYSTIGTLLWVGLLTVAGFVLGDHYELVETYIGPLSKIVLAILIAGFIIWVVRKRMRMNT, encoded by the coding sequence ATGGTTTCCCTTGGCTACTTGGGAATTGGGTTGCTGATGTTCTTGGAAAACTTATTTCCCCCCATCCCCTCAGAGTTAATCATGCCGCTGGCCGGTTTCACAATCTCCCAAGGCAAAATGGAGTTTGCGCCGGCCATTTTTGCGGGCGTGTTGGGCACCATGCTAGGGGCGCTGCCGTGGTATTATGCCGGCAAACTGTTAGGTGATGAGAGATTGCAGGCTTTGGCCGAGAAATACGGCAAGTGGATTTCTGTATCCGGCAAAGATATTCAAAAAGTGAATAACTGGTTTAACAGATATGGCAAGCAAGCTGTATTCTTTGGCCGGCTTGTGCCTGGAATTCGCACCCTAATTTCTATTCCTGCCGGTATTAACGGCATGGAGTTGCTGCCATTTCTATTTTACTCAACCATCGGCACACTTCTGTGGGTGGGTTTGCTCACCGTTGCCGGCTTTGTGTTGGGTGATCACTATGAACTTGTAGAAACGTACATCGGCCCGCTTAGTAAAATCGTCCTTGCCATTTTAATCGCTGGATTTATAATTTGGGTCGTTAGAAAAAGAATGAGAATGAACACTTAA
- the ahcY gene encoding adenosylhomocysteinase — protein MTATQTQIKHEVKDLSLAALGRQRIEWAGREMPVLRQIRERFAKEKPFAGIRLIACCHVTTETANLAIALKEGGADALLIASNPLSTQDDVAACLVADYGISVYAIKGEDNDTYHRHVQIALDHKPNIIIDDGSDVVATLIQERPDQIGDLIGTTEETTTGIVRLRAMFRDGVLTFPAMNVNDADTKHFFDNRYGTGQSTLDGIIRATNILLAGKSIVVAGYGWCGKGTALRARGMGANVIVTEIDPTKAIEAVMDGFRVMPMDEAAAQGDIFITVTGNKHVIRGEHFDAMKDGAIVCNSGHFDIEIDLKALASRASEVKTVRSFTQEYRLNNNKSVIVLGEGRLINLAAAEGHPSAVMDMSFANQALASEYLVKNKGNLEAGIHSIPTEVDKEIARLKLQAMGINIDSLTPDQTEYINSWTSGT, from the coding sequence ATGACCGCAACTCAAACCCAGATCAAACACGAAGTTAAAGACCTGTCCCTCGCAGCCCTTGGACGGCAGCGGATTGAATGGGCTGGGCGGGAAATGCCGGTGCTGCGGCAAATTCGCGAACGTTTTGCCAAAGAAAAGCCGTTTGCCGGCATCCGTCTGATAGCCTGCTGCCACGTAACGACGGAAACCGCTAACTTGGCAATTGCCCTGAAAGAGGGTGGCGCTGACGCTTTGCTAATTGCCAGCAACCCGCTTTCCACCCAAGATGATGTTGCCGCTTGCCTCGTTGCCGATTATGGCATTTCTGTCTACGCGATCAAAGGCGAAGACAATGACACTTACCACCGGCACGTTCAAATTGCCCTCGATCACAAACCCAATATCATCATTGATGACGGCAGCGATGTCGTTGCGACGCTGATCCAGGAACGCCCTGACCAAATTGGTGATTTGATCGGGACAACGGAAGAAACCACCACCGGCATTGTTCGTCTTCGCGCGATGTTCCGCGATGGGGTGCTAACTTTCCCGGCGATGAACGTCAATGATGCTGATACTAAGCATTTCTTTGATAACCGCTACGGCACCGGCCAATCAACCCTTGATGGGATTATCCGCGCGACCAATATCTTGTTAGCCGGTAAATCGATAGTGGTTGCCGGTTACGGTTGGTGCGGCAAAGGCACAGCGCTGCGTGCACGCGGCATGGGCGCTAACGTGATTGTCACCGAAATTGACCCGACCAAAGCGATTGAAGCGGTGATGGATGGTTTCCGTGTGATGCCGATGGACGAGGCAGCCGCACAGGGAGACATTTTTATCACGGTCACCGGCAACAAACACGTCATTCGTGGCGAACACTTCGATGCTATGAAAGACGGCGCGATTGTTTGCAACTCTGGCCACTTTGACATTGAAATTGACCTCAAGGCGCTGGCATCTCGCGCTTCTGAAGTGAAAACCGTTCGGTCTTTCACCCAAGAATATCGTCTGAATAACAACAAATCTGTGATTGTTTTGGGCGAAGGACGTTTGATTAACCTCGCTGCCGCTGAAGGACACCCCAGCGCAGTGATGGATATGAGCTTTGCTAACCAAGCTTTAGCCTCGGAGTATTTGGTGAAGAATAAAGGCAACTTGGAAGCCGGTATTCACTCGATCCCGACTGAGGTTGATAAAGAAATTGCACGGCTGAAGTTACAGGCAATGGGAATTAATATTGACTCCCTGACGCCTGATCAAACTGAGTACATTAACTCTTGGACTTCAGGGACTTAA
- a CDS encoding DUF389 domain-containing protein, which yields MQKVSQEELEKLRQNLVEDSQMEVNYLVLTVSSCLIATFGLLSNSAAVIIGAMIIAPLMLPLRGLALGALEGDLILFRQSLITVSAGTVVAVLLSWSVGRLVSLPASEFASEILARTQPNLGDLAIAVAAGFISGFAKIRPKIGDAVAGTAISVALMPPLCVIGISLSQASWAASWGAFLLYLTNLLGITLACMLVFIWGGFYLEGSRLGRALGWVLALTGILVIPLFLSFWTLLTQARVQATLKEKLLRETITVGQQVNLIRPIEVNWNKKPPEVYLSVRAKTPVTSKQVSQVEDYLYERLGQKFVLVFQVGQVSEVRSDQKDPATPPTPTQKTTASPAIPTPKGASQPAIKPPPAAPKRQS from the coding sequence ATGCAAAAAGTCTCTCAAGAAGAGTTAGAAAAACTGCGTCAGAACTTGGTAGAAGACTCACAGATGGAAGTGAACTATCTGGTTCTGACGGTCAGTTCTTGCCTGATCGCCACATTTGGCCTGTTGAGCAATAGTGCGGCTGTGATCATTGGTGCGATGATTATTGCGCCCCTAATGTTGCCGCTGCGGGGATTGGCCCTTGGGGCGTTAGAGGGAGACTTGATTTTGTTCCGCCAAAGCCTAATTACTGTCAGCGCCGGCACTGTAGTCGCAGTCCTTCTCTCGTGGTCAGTTGGGCGTCTTGTTAGCTTGCCGGCTTCAGAATTTGCTTCAGAAATCCTCGCACGTACGCAACCAAATTTAGGGGATCTAGCCATCGCTGTTGCCGCCGGCTTCATTAGTGGTTTTGCTAAAATCCGGCCTAAAATCGGCGATGCGGTTGCCGGTACTGCGATTTCTGTCGCCCTGATGCCGCCCCTGTGTGTGATCGGTATTAGCCTCTCCCAGGCAAGTTGGGCAGCGAGTTGGGGGGCTTTCTTACTTTACTTAACCAACCTCTTGGGCATTACCTTGGCCTGTATGCTGGTCTTCATTTGGGGAGGTTTCTATTTAGAAGGCAGTCGGTTGGGACGAGCTTTGGGGTGGGTACTCGCCCTCACCGGCATCCTCGTGATCCCCCTATTTTTAAGTTTTTGGACACTACTCACACAAGCCAGAGTGCAAGCAACGCTTAAGGAAAAACTGCTTCGTGAAACCATTACCGTTGGCCAGCAAGTCAATTTAATTAGACCGATTGAGGTGAACTGGAACAAAAAGCCTCCGGAAGTCTACTTAAGTGTGCGGGCAAAAACACCCGTCACCTCTAAGCAGGTAAGCCAGGTGGAAGACTACCTTTATGAAAGGCTGGGGCAGAAATTTGTGTTAGTTTTTCAAGTAGGTCAAGTTTCGGAAGTCCGGTCTGACCAGAAAGATCCCGCGACTCCCCCAACACCCACCCAAAAAACAACGGCTAGCCCTGCAATCCCAACCCCAAAGGGTGCTTCACAGCCGGCTATCAAGCCGCCTCCTGCTGCCCCAAAGCGTCAGTCGTGA